The nucleotide window CCGGGGCGGGGGCTGGCGTTGCTGAGGCTGCCGGAGTTCGCGGCGGGTTGCGGCGGCTGGCGCTGCTGAAGCTGCCGGAGTTCGCCCCGGTGACGCGGCGGGTGGCCGGCCTGCGGAGGCGGTTCGCGGCTCGTTGACGGCTACGGCCGGGAACGCGATCCGGTTGTCTCGAAACGATAACGAGACCGCTGCGATCAGCGCGTTTACAATTGCCGCAAGGGTTTCTACTATCCACCGGGATCATGCGGCCGCGGGCGAGCGCGGTGGCGGGGGTATCAGGTGGAGGTCGTGCATGACGCGCAGTGCGCGCAGGCGACGGGACCGGGTCACGGTCGACGAACTGCTCAGACAGACCGGCGCGCGGCCGCGCAAGCCCGGGTCGCGCGCCGCCGAACTGGCCGCGCGTCGCGACGTCGAGCCGGCAGCCGGGCCGAGCGGGGCGGCGCGGATGGCGCTCGCCTCCGCGGTGATCGTCGTGCTGGGCGGGCTCGTGCTCGTGCTGGCGACGCGGCCGGATCCCGTGCCCGGTTCCACGCAGTTCCCGCAGCTGCAGCCGGCGACCGCCGTGCCGTCGTCGACCGTGGTGGCCGCGCCGACGCAGACCAGCACGCCGTCGCCGGTGGTGATGCACGCCCGCAAGACGCCGACACCCACCCCGACGGTGACGATCGAACTGCCGCCGCCGCCCCCGCCGCCGTCGACCACGAAGCCGTCCTACGACTGGAACCCGTACCAGTGCAACCCCTACTACTGCGGTGGCTGGCGGCGCTGACCCGCGAAGGCCCCCTCACCGACCCCGATGCCGGTGAGAGGGCCCCCGACAGCTCCACTACGGGTTCGTGGCGTCAGCCGGTGTAACCGGCGACGATCTTGGTGAACGCGTACTTGTCCTGGGTGATGCCGCTGCACTCACCGCCACCGCTGCAGTCGCGGTTGGTGGCCCAGAACGTCAAGCGGGCCAGGTGGTGGCTCGCCGCGTAGCTGCGGATGGAGTTGAAGTTCGCCACCGTGACGGTCTCGCCCGCGTTGTCGGTCTTGCCGTTCATCGAGGAGAGGCCGCTGTGCCGGTAGGCGGTGTCGTCGTTCCAGCCGAACGTGGTCTTGAGCTGGTTCTTCAGGCCGTCGACCGCCGACTTCGTCATGGCGGCCATGTCACCGCCGTTCGAGAAGTCGAACGGCATGACCGACCAGACGTCGACGCCCGCGCCGATCGCCTTGGCCTGGTTGATCAGGCGCTTGCCCCACGTGTCCGGGCCGGTCGTGGTGGTGCCGATCGTGATCACCACGCGCAGGTTCGGGTTCTTCTGCTTGGTCAGCTTGACCGCGTTGAGGATGCGGTCCTGGACCGTGGCGTTCTGGAACTCGTCGGTGTTCTCGATGTCGAGGTCGATCGCCTTGAGCGCGTAGGCGTCGATCACCTTCTGGTACGCGCCCGCCAGCGCCGAGGCCGACGTGCACTTCGAGCCCAGCTTCGTGCCGGACCAGCCGCCGAAGGACGGGATCACGTCCCCGCCGGCGTTGCGGATGTTCTGGATCATCGTCTTGTCGGAGCCGGTCAGCGACCGGCTGCCGTCCCACTTGGGGTTGCAGGTCCCGTCGGACAGGACGAAGGCCAGGGTAAACGCTTTCACGCCGGTGGCGGACATCGCCGCGGTCGGGCTGGTCTGCCCGCCCCACTGGTACAGGTAGGGCGAGGCGAGCACGGGGTCGACCGCGGCCATGGCCTGCGGGGCGAGGCCGACGGCGGTGGCCAGGGCGGCCGAAGCCGCGGCCGCGAGGGTGAGGAGACGGCGCACTGTTTGCATGGAAGTCCTCCGGAAACGCAGGGTGGAGCACCTCCGGTTTGAGGCGGCGGGATCAACCCGGGAGGAGCGCGGTGTGCCATCACACAGTGGACTGGACCAATGTTGTGTGTCAACCCTCCGGCGGTCGGAAAATGACCCACGGGCCGCCGATGTGAAATTCCCCTGAAGGCGGATCGACACGGGCCCGCATTCCGGCTACTTTGCCGAAATGGTGGGGGATTCCACGGTCGCCGCCGGCGGGGGACGCCGCCCGGGCCGGTTCCTGTCCGCCCTCGTCCTGCAGCACCGGTCCCCGCGGCAGTGGGCGCTGTGGCGGCTGCCGCGCCGCGGCCAGGTCTGGTACTTCGTCGGGGTCGACGTCCTCGCCGTCACCGCCGTCGTGCTCGCCGCCGTCCGCTTCCCGCCGCTGGCCGCGATGCTGACCCCGTTCGCGCTGCTCGCGGCCGGGATGCTGGTGTCGGCGGAACTCGCGCGGCCGGTCGAACGCCACCGCGAGGACACCCTCCTCGGCCCCGGCGTCGACACGCCGTGGATCTTCGCCGGGGTGCTCGTGCTCCGGCCGGGGCTCGCCGTCGCGCTGGTCGTGCTCTCCGCACTGCACCAGTGGTTCCGGGTCCGCAGAAAACCCGTGCACCGGCAGGTGTTCGGCGCCGCGGCGACGGCGCTGGCCGGTCTCTCCGCCGGCGCGTTCCTCACCGCGACCGGTGTCCGCCCGCTCGGCGACGTCCTCGGCGCCCGGACCGTCCTCCTGCTCACCGCCGCCGGGCTGGTGTTCCTCGCGGTGAACGCCGCGCTCGTGACCGGCGCCGACGGGCCCCGCCGTCCGCGCGAAGCCGCGCCGGGGCACGCCTTCGACGCCGCGATGACGGCGTTCGGCCTCCCGCTGGCCTGGGCCGTCGTCGCCGCGCCGCTGCTGGTCCCGCTGCTGGCCGGGGCCACGGTCGTCTTGCACCGCGGCGGGCTGGGCGCCGGCCGCCGCGACCACGTCACCCTCGATCCCGGCACCGGCGTGCTGACGGCCGCGTCCTGGCGCGGCGCCGCCGAAGCCCGCCTGGACCGGCTCGGCGGCCACGGCCCCGGCCCGGCGGTGCTGCTGCTCGACCTCGACCACTTCCGCCTGCTCAACGACCGCTACGGCGGCCGCATCGGCGACGCCGTCCTGCGCGCGGTCGCCGGCACCCTGCGCGACGAGGTCCGCGCCGCCGACCTGGTGGGCCGTTCGGGCGGCGAGGAGTTCGCGGTGCTGCTGCCCGGCACGGGCCGGTTCGACGCGATGGCGATCGCCGAGCGCATCCGGCTCCGCATCGGCTCGACGCTGGTCGCGCTGAAGGCCTCGGGCGACGGCCCGCAGTTCGTCGGGGTGACGGTGTCGATCGGCGTGGCGGACTGCGCGGCCGACGGCGTGCTCGCGGACGCGCTGCTGGCCGCGGAACAGGCGTTGCTGCGGGCGAAGGCGGCGGGCCGGAACCGGACGGTCTGCGCCGAACCGGACGTCAGCTCATCGTGATCGCGTCGAGCTTTTCCTTGAGGTACTGCGAAGCGATCACCTCGGGGTAGGTCCGCGTCCCCAGCGGCGGCGCCAGTGACGTGATCCGCGCGTCGTGGTCGGTTTCGTAGAAGAAGATCAACGACACCAGGTCCTCGTCCGGGGCCGTCGCCGGCGGGGGCAGGACGCGGTGACGGGTGGACCGCCAGCGGTCGCCCGTCCAGCGGGCCATCAGGTCGCCGATGTTCACCGTGAACGCCTCCGGGTGGAACGGGGCGTCCTCCCACTCGCCGTCCGCCGTGCAGACCTGCAGGCCGCCGAGCCCGGCCTGGCGGTCGAGGACCGTCACCGTGCCGAAGTCGGTGTGCGGGCCGATCCGGTACTGGTCCGGCGCCGGCGGGCCGACGTGCGTCATCGGCGGGTACCAGTTGATGTTGAACGTGTACGTCGGGTGGCCGGTGTGCCGGGTGAAGTGGCTCTGGGCGAGGCCGAGCGCCGCGGCGAAGATCTCCAGCAGGTGGTCCGAGAGCGCCCGCATCCGGCGCATGTACTCCGTCGCCGTCTCGGCGAGGCCGGGCACCTCGTGCGGCCAGACGTTGGGCTGGAACCAGAACCCGTCGACCTCGGCGACGCCGGTCCGGGTGTCCGCGCCCGCCGAGTACGACTCCTTGAGGTCCGGTGGCGTCTCGGTGCCCTCGGCGTAGCCGTTGGCCTCGACGCCCGGCGGCAGCCAGCCGCGGCCGCCGACCGTGACGGCGTAGCGCTGCTTGACGTCCTCGGGCAGCGCGAAGAACTCCCGCGCCAGCTCGCGCGTCCGGTGGCGCAGGTCGTCCGGGACGCCGTGCCCGGTGACCAGCAGGAAGCCGGACTCCCGCAGCGCGCGGTCGATCCGGCCCGCCACTTCGGCCCGGCCCTCGGAAGTGCCCGCGAACCACGGCGAAAGGTCCACGAGCGGAACGGATGACGGCATACCGGCTCCTGAAGGCTGCTTTTCGGTCAAACACTGTCCTGTTCGGACTTCTCGACCCCGATGTCCTCGAACCACAGGTCCGGGCGCGCGGCGATGAACTCCGTCATCAGCGCGGTGCAGCCGGGATCGCCGAGCAGGGTGATCTCCACGCCGAGCCCGGCGAGCCAGTCGTGACCGCCGTGGAACGTCTCGGCCTCACCGATGACGACGCGCCCGATACCGAACTGACGGACGAGCCCGGAGCAGTACCAGCACGGCGAGAGCGTGGTGACCATGATGGTGTCGCGGTAGTGCGGGCGGCGGCCGGCGTTGCGGAACGCCGCGGTCTCGGCGTGCATCGACGGGTCGCCGTCCTGCACCCGCCGGTTGTGCCCGCGGCCCAGCAGCGTGCCCGCGGTGTCGAACAGCGCGGCGCCGATCGGCACGCCCCCTTCGGCCTTGCCCAGTTCGGCTTCTTCGCGGGCGACGGCGAGCAGCGCGTGCGGATCGATCGGCATGCGTCACTCTTTCCGCCCGGGGCGGTGCCTGGCAAGTGTTTGACCACCCGGCTGCCCGATCCGGCGGATCGCGGACTGTTTCTGTCCTCGATGTCTGGCACACTGCGTGCCATGTACGGCACCGCGGAACGCCTGCTCAGGCTGCTCTCGCTCCTGCAGGCACGCCGGGACTGGCCGGGCGCCGACCTCGCGACGCGGCTCGAGGTCGACGTCCGCACGATCCGCCGCGACGTCGAGCGGCTGCGGTCACTGGGCTACCCGGTGCACGCGACCCCGGGCGTGGCCGGCGGCTACCGGCTCGGCGCGGGGGCGGCGCTGCCCCCGCTGCTGCTGGACGACGACGAAGCCGTGGCCGTCGCGGTCGGCCTGCGCACGGCGGCGAGCGGCACGGTCGGCGGCATGGTCGGTGGTATCGAGGAGACGTCGGTGCGCGCGCTGGCGAAGCTGGAGCAGGTGCTGCCGGCCCGCCTGCGCTCCCGGGTCGGCGCCCTCCAGGCGGCGACGGTGGCCCTGCCCGGCGCCGGCCCGACGGTGGACGCCGAGGTGCTGACGGTGCTCGCCACGGCCTGCCGCGACCAGGAGCGGCTGCGGTTCGGCTACGCCGGCTCCTCCGGCGCGGCGACGGACCGGTCGGTCGAGCCGCTGCGGCTGGTGTGCACGGGACGCCGCTGGTACCTGGTCGCCTTCGACCTCGACCGCGCGGCCTGGCGCACGTTCCGGGCCGACCGGATCGACGGAGTGCCGGTGCCGGGCTTCCGGTTCACCCCGCGCGAACCACCGGCGGCGGACCTCGCGGAGTACGTCGCCCGCCAGATCTCGACCGAGGTGTACCCACACCGGCTGGTGCTGCGGGTGGCCGCCCCGGCCACCGCGCTGGCCCACCGCATCCCGCCGACGGCGGGGGTGGTGGAGGAGGTGGACGAGCACAGCTGCCTGCTGCGCACGGGTGCGAGCAACCTGGATGCGGTGCCGTATTACCTGGCCCAGCTGGGGTACGACTTCGTGGTCGAGGAGGCGCCGCCGGGTCTGGTCGAGCGGTTGCGGGAGGTGGCGGAGCGGTTCGCCCGCGCGGTCGGCTGACCTGGCTCAAGCGCCCCAATGTGGCGTTGGTTGCGTCAGACGCACCGAACGCCACATTGGGTGCGTTGGATGCACCGAACGCCACATTGGGGCGCTGGGAGCTAGCTCGATTTGAGCCGCACCCGGTCGCTCTCGCCGTCGCTCAGGAAGGCGGCCAGCGCACTTCCTTCGGTGGTCACCTCGCCGCGTTCGGCCTTCGTGAGGGGGCGCAGCGGCCGCACTGTCACGGCGTTCTCCTCGACCGTCCACGTCGCCGCCACCCGGCCGTCGAGCAGGAGCACGCGCTCGCCCGCCACGGACAGCCCGCGGTGGGCGTCGTCGATGATGCGGGACCGGTCGTCGTAGCCGAGGATCGCGTTGTCGAACGCGGGCAGGAACCGGGCCGGCGCCGGGGTGTCCGGGTCGGGGCGCGGCGCGTCGGGCAGGTCGAGCAGCTCGCGGCCGCGCTCGTCGCGGAAGACCACCAGCTCGTCGCGCACGGCCTTGACCGCGGCCGGCAGCCCGGTCAGGCCGGACCACGCGCGCAGGTCCGCCGTGGCCGCCGGGCCGAACGCCGCCAGGTAGCGGCGGACCAGCGTCCGGCCGACGCCGTCGTCCGGGTCGAGCGGGTCGGCGTCGCGGCCCAGCCACGCGGCCAGGGGTAGGTTCTTCACCCC belongs to Amycolatopsis tolypomycina and includes:
- a CDS encoding winged helix DNA-binding domain-containing protein — translated: MHPVLDSRALNRAALARQLLLDRAELPVLDAVTHLGGLQAQEPQEPFTGLWSRLRAFDPAALDTLLTGRRVVRTHLMRRTVHLLAADDVLAWRSRFDGMLRQRVVTTYRRELAAVDPAELAAAGRAVLADGEPRSMGELARAVADRWPDAGPRPLGELLVAALIPSVQLPPRGLWRTKAGVKNLPLAAWLGRDADPLDPDDGVGRTLVRRYLAAFGPAATADLRAWSGLTGLPAAVKAVRDELVVFRDERGRELLDLPDAPRPDPDTPAPARFLPAFDNAILGYDDRSRIIDDAHRGLSVAGERVLLLDGRVAATWTVEENAVTVRPLRPLTKAERGEVTTEGSALAAFLSDGESDRVRLKSS
- a CDS encoding nucleoside deaminase — protein: MPIDPHALLAVAREEAELGKAEGGVPIGAALFDTAGTLLGRGHNRRVQDGDPSMHAETAAFRNAGRRPHYRDTIMVTTLSPCWYCSGLVRQFGIGRVVIGEAETFHGGHDWLAGLGVEITLLGDPGCTALMTEFIAARPDLWFEDIGVEKSEQDSV
- a CDS encoding chitinase gives rise to the protein MQTVRRLLTLAAAASAALATAVGLAPQAMAAVDPVLASPYLYQWGGQTSPTAAMSATGVKAFTLAFVLSDGTCNPKWDGSRSLTGSDKTMIQNIRNAGGDVIPSFGGWSGTKLGSKCTSASALAGAYQKVIDAYALKAIDLDIENTDEFQNATVQDRILNAVKLTKQKNPNLRVVITIGTTTTGPDTWGKRLINQAKAIGAGVDVWSVMPFDFSNGGDMAAMTKSAVDGLKNQLKTTFGWNDDTAYRHSGLSSMNGKTDNAGETVTVANFNSIRSYAASHHLARLTFWATNRDCSGGGECSGITQDKYAFTKIVAGYTG
- a CDS encoding isopenicillin N synthase family dioxygenase — protein: MPSSVPLVDLSPWFAGTSEGRAEVAGRIDRALRESGFLLVTGHGVPDDLRHRTRELAREFFALPEDVKQRYAVTVGGRGWLPPGVEANGYAEGTETPPDLKESYSAGADTRTGVAEVDGFWFQPNVWPHEVPGLAETATEYMRRMRALSDHLLEIFAAALGLAQSHFTRHTGHPTYTFNINWYPPMTHVGPPAPDQYRIGPHTDFGTVTVLDRQAGLGGLQVCTADGEWEDAPFHPEAFTVNIGDLMARWTGDRWRSTRHRVLPPPATAPDEDLVSLIFFYETDHDARITSLAPPLGTRTYPEVIASQYLKEKLDAITMS
- a CDS encoding helix-turn-helix transcriptional regulator, giving the protein MYGTAERLLRLLSLLQARRDWPGADLATRLEVDVRTIRRDVERLRSLGYPVHATPGVAGGYRLGAGAALPPLLLDDDEAVAVAVGLRTAASGTVGGMVGGIEETSVRALAKLEQVLPARLRSRVGALQAATVALPGAGPTVDAEVLTVLATACRDQERLRFGYAGSSGAATDRSVEPLRLVCTGRRWYLVAFDLDRAAWRTFRADRIDGVPVPGFRFTPREPPAADLAEYVARQISTEVYPHRLVLRVAAPATALAHRIPPTAGVVEEVDEHSCLLRTGASNLDAVPYYLAQLGYDFVVEEAPPGLVERLREVAERFARAVG
- a CDS encoding GGDEF domain-containing protein; amino-acid sequence: MVGDSTVAAGGGRRPGRFLSALVLQHRSPRQWALWRLPRRGQVWYFVGVDVLAVTAVVLAAVRFPPLAAMLTPFALLAAGMLVSAELARPVERHREDTLLGPGVDTPWIFAGVLVLRPGLAVALVVLSALHQWFRVRRKPVHRQVFGAAATALAGLSAGAFLTATGVRPLGDVLGARTVLLLTAAGLVFLAVNAALVTGADGPRRPREAAPGHAFDAAMTAFGLPLAWAVVAAPLLVPLLAGATVVLHRGGLGAGRRDHVTLDPGTGVLTAASWRGAAEARLDRLGGHGPGPAVLLLDLDHFRLLNDRYGGRIGDAVLRAVAGTLRDEVRAADLVGRSGGEEFAVLLPGTGRFDAMAIAERIRLRIGSTLVALKASGDGPQFVGVTVSIGVADCAADGVLADALLAAEQALLRAKAAGRNRTVCAEPDVSSS